The following coding sequences lie in one Kribbella sp. NBC_00709 genomic window:
- a CDS encoding RrF2 family transcriptional regulator produces MRVSAKSDYALRALIEITQRWVANDPSVVSAEELSRAQGIPHGFLQGILADLRRAGVLSSQRGQSGGWRLAVDPNEISVADVMRAVDGPIVSISGVRPESVSYNEQAVVLQRVWIAARASLRDVLENTTLIDLAKNKLPAGVERRSRDEDAWQARVPGS; encoded by the coding sequence ATGCGGGTTTCGGCGAAGTCTGACTATGCGTTGCGAGCTCTGATCGAGATCACCCAGCGATGGGTGGCCAACGATCCTTCGGTGGTGTCGGCCGAGGAGCTCAGCCGGGCGCAGGGCATTCCGCACGGCTTCCTGCAGGGCATCCTCGCCGACCTGCGCCGGGCCGGTGTGCTGTCCAGCCAGCGTGGGCAGTCGGGCGGGTGGCGGCTGGCCGTCGACCCGAACGAGATCTCGGTCGCCGACGTGATGCGCGCGGTCGACGGGCCGATCGTGAGTATCTCCGGCGTCCGGCCGGAAAGTGTGTCCTACAACGAGCAAGCGGTGGTCCTCCAACGTGTCTGGATCGCGGCGCGCGCCAGCCTGCGGGACGTGCTCGAGAACACGACCCTGATCGACCTCGCCAAGAACAAACTCCCGGCCGGCGTCGAACGCCGCTCCCGCGACGAAGACGCCTGGCAAGCCCGAGTCCCCGGCAGCTGA
- a CDS encoding M23 family metallopeptidase — protein sequence MPLALFSLAALPLTATPAPTATAVSIAAAGPAASAPGLVASDWPLQPRPEVLRGFELPAKPWLSGHRGIDLAGRPGQPVLAATPGTITYAGPLAGRGVITITTGPRRTTYEPVVPAVPVGTTVQTGTVIGHLSAAGSHCQPRTCLHWGLLQGNQYLNPLTLVPNRPVRLLPLTNQQLQPAATAPSPPSPPPTARATNASLARPDTNQRTAKLLIAATGALTLTAGFLIRRD from the coding sequence ATGCCTCTCGCCCTATTCTCCCTCGCCGCCCTACCCCTCACCGCCACTCCCGCCCCCACCGCGACCGCCGTCAGCATCGCCGCTGCCGGCCCGGCTGCCTCCGCGCCTGGCCTCGTCGCCTCGGACTGGCCGCTCCAGCCTCGCCCTGAGGTGCTGCGCGGCTTCGAACTGCCCGCGAAACCCTGGCTGTCCGGCCACCGCGGCATCGACCTCGCCGGCCGCCCCGGCCAGCCCGTCCTCGCCGCCACCCCCGGCACGATCACGTACGCCGGTCCGCTGGCCGGCCGCGGCGTCATCACGATCACCACCGGCCCCCGCCGTACGACGTACGAACCAGTCGTCCCCGCGGTCCCGGTCGGCACCACCGTCCAAACCGGCACCGTCATCGGCCACCTCTCCGCCGCCGGCTCGCACTGCCAACCCCGAACCTGCCTGCACTGGGGCCTACTCCAAGGCAACCAGTACCTCAACCCCTTGACCCTCGTCCCCAACCGCCCCGTCCGCCTACTCCCACTCACCAACCAGCAGCTTCAGCCCGCAGCCACCGCCCCATCCCCGCCGTCCCCACCACCGACAGCCCGCGCCACGAACGCCTCCCTCGCCCGCCCGGACACCAACCAGCGAACCGCCAAACTCCTCATCGCAGCCACAGGAGCCCTAACCCTGACCGCCGGCTTCCTCATCAGACGCGACTAG
- a CDS encoding tyrosine recombinase XerC, translated as MTPDDVSGNPSWPEGFTQLLADYERHLTAERDLSTHSVRAYIGDVADLLEHLIRLGHDDLAGLDIRGLRSWLAKQQSLGKSRSTMARRATAARVFTAWAQRTGRIGTDPGALLASPKPHKSLPGVLGQADTRAVLDAAAVAADDGSPIGLRDLAIMELLYATGIRVGELCALDVDDIDRSRRVVRVFGKGRKERSVPYGVPAGEALERWLAEARPKLAREGSGPAVFLGARGGRIDQRAVRRMVHARMAVVDAPDLAPHGLRHTAATHLLEGGADLRSVQELLGHASLATTQIYTHVSSDRLRKAYQQAHPRA; from the coding sequence ATGACGCCGGACGATGTCAGTGGAAACCCTTCCTGGCCGGAAGGTTTCACTCAGTTACTGGCTGACTACGAACGGCATCTGACGGCGGAGAGAGACCTCAGCACTCACTCGGTCAGAGCCTACATCGGGGATGTCGCGGATTTACTCGAACATTTGATTCGGCTTGGTCACGATGATCTTGCCGGGCTGGACATCCGGGGGCTGCGGTCGTGGCTGGCCAAACAGCAAAGTCTGGGGAAATCCCGCAGCACAATGGCTCGCCGGGCGACGGCCGCAAGGGTGTTCACGGCGTGGGCGCAGCGGACCGGGCGAATCGGTACGGATCCGGGAGCATTGCTGGCCAGCCCGAAACCGCACAAGAGTTTGCCGGGCGTGCTCGGGCAGGCGGACACGCGAGCCGTGCTCGACGCGGCCGCTGTCGCTGCGGACGACGGAAGTCCGATCGGGCTGCGTGACCTCGCGATCATGGAACTCCTGTATGCGACCGGAATCCGCGTCGGTGAGCTGTGTGCGCTCGACGTCGACGACATCGACCGGTCACGTCGCGTCGTCCGCGTGTTCGGCAAAGGCCGGAAGGAGCGGTCGGTCCCGTACGGCGTACCGGCCGGGGAAGCCCTCGAGCGGTGGCTGGCCGAGGCGCGACCGAAGCTGGCGCGCGAGGGGAGCGGTCCGGCCGTCTTCCTCGGCGCCCGTGGCGGCCGGATCGATCAACGAGCGGTACGGCGGATGGTGCACGCGCGGATGGCGGTCGTCGATGCACCGGATCTGGCACCTCACGGCCTGCGGCACACGGCGGCCACGCACCTCCTCGAAGGCGGCGCGGACCTTCGCAGCGTCCAGGAGTTGCTCGGCCATGCCTCCTTGGCAACGACGCAGATCTACACCCACGTCTCCAGCGACCGCCTCCGAAAGGCCTACCAACAAGCCCATCCACGAGCCTGA
- a CDS encoding APC family permease: MAPSANGQTVGRRLPVESAFTRVEDARHRLPRLFGRRDLVVLGLGVMIGSGIFSISGVQAANVAGPAVILSFVIAAIVCLLAAACYAELSSTIPVSGSAYTFSYVTFGEMWAWLVGWALVLELVTAAAIVARVWSAYFLATLDGFGVTLPAGVAQFFGPEAKLNLVAPLLLLVLTALIVTGTKLSSRVLTVVVIAKVAVILLVVIVGAAHINMANYHPFVPPARAAPATASPTLLGWILDSSFGSFGTMGIFTAASTIVFAYIGFDLIATASEDARSPRKTVPQGMLLGVGAVTILYIAMAVVLVGMRPYGKLGGAAPVSEALAAVGVGWAAKVVNLGALLALMTVIMVVLIAQSRVLFNMGRDGLLPKSLGRVSRVYSSPARAAGFAGLAALALTLYPKVLELEELLVIGALFCFAFCAVGVLTLRRSEPNLERGFRVPMVPLIPLLSLAATVWLMLNLKTSTWTKFGVWMVIGIAIYGLYGRWHSRLANEDSWDFDLGDTDPGTGGLQAIRADQDRPPELRAIRTPPGQQPQKPTRGKHMRN; encoded by the coding sequence ATGGCCCCCTCAGCGAACGGACAGACCGTAGGCCGGCGCCTGCCGGTCGAGTCGGCGTTCACTCGAGTCGAGGACGCGCGGCATCGTCTGCCGCGCTTGTTCGGTCGTCGCGACCTGGTCGTTCTCGGCCTGGGCGTGATGATCGGCTCTGGCATCTTCAGCATCAGCGGCGTCCAGGCGGCCAATGTCGCCGGACCGGCAGTGATCCTGTCGTTCGTGATCGCCGCGATCGTCTGTCTGCTGGCCGCGGCCTGTTACGCCGAGCTGTCCTCCACGATCCCTGTCTCCGGTAGCGCGTACACCTTCAGCTACGTGACGTTCGGGGAGATGTGGGCCTGGTTGGTCGGCTGGGCGCTCGTACTTGAACTCGTCACCGCGGCGGCGATCGTCGCACGCGTGTGGTCGGCGTACTTCCTGGCCACATTGGACGGATTCGGAGTGACACTGCCCGCCGGCGTCGCGCAGTTCTTCGGTCCCGAGGCCAAGCTGAACCTCGTTGCCCCGTTGCTGCTGCTTGTCCTGACCGCGCTGATCGTGACCGGCACCAAGTTGTCGTCCCGGGTGCTGACCGTGGTCGTGATCGCGAAGGTGGCCGTGATCCTGCTGGTGGTGATCGTCGGCGCCGCGCACATCAACATGGCGAACTACCACCCGTTCGTGCCGCCGGCCAGGGCCGCGCCTGCGACCGCGAGTCCGACGTTGCTGGGCTGGATCCTGGACTCGTCGTTCGGTTCGTTCGGGACGATGGGCATCTTCACGGCCGCGAGCACGATCGTCTTTGCCTACATCGGCTTCGACCTGATCGCGACCGCGTCGGAAGACGCCCGCAGCCCGCGCAAGACTGTCCCGCAAGGGATGCTGCTCGGCGTCGGCGCCGTGACGATCCTGTACATCGCGATGGCGGTCGTCCTGGTCGGCATGCGCCCGTACGGCAAGCTCGGTGGAGCCGCGCCCGTCTCCGAGGCGCTCGCCGCGGTCGGCGTCGGCTGGGCTGCGAAGGTGGTCAACCTAGGCGCGTTGCTCGCGTTGATGACGGTGATCATGGTGGTCCTCATCGCGCAGAGTCGAGTCCTGTTCAACATGGGCCGTGACGGCCTGCTGCCGAAGAGCCTCGGTCGGGTCAGCCGGGTGTACTCCTCCCCCGCCCGCGCCGCGGGCTTCGCAGGTCTCGCCGCGCTGGCGCTCACGCTCTATCCGAAGGTCCTCGAGCTCGAGGAACTGCTGGTCATCGGCGCCTTGTTCTGCTTCGCGTTCTGTGCGGTCGGCGTACTCACGTTGCGTCGCTCGGAGCCCAACCTGGAGCGCGGCTTCCGGGTGCCGATGGTTCCGTTGATCCCATTGCTGTCGCTCGCCGCAACCGTGTGGCTGATGCTCAACCTGAAGACGAGCACGTGGACCAAGTTCGGCGTCTGGATGGTCATCGGGATCGCGATCTACGGCCTCTACGGCCGCTGGCACAGCCGCCTCGCGAACGAGGACAGCTGGGACTTCGACCTCGGCGACACCGATCCCGGCACCGGCGGCCTGCAAGCCATCCGCGCCGACCAGGACCGCCCGCCCGAGCTCCGCGCCATCCGCACCCCGCCTGGCCAGCAACCGCAAAAACCCACCCGCGGCAAACACATGCGCAACTAG